The sequence AGGTTGTTCCTATCAGCGCCAACGGAACTGGTGCTGACATCATGCCAGCGTGGCGGGCGAGCCGTGACGTGGCGCGGTCTCAGCGCGAATATATCTGGCGCTGACCAAATATACACACTAATTAAACTGATGCGCTGTAGTCAATCAACAGAGTACTTGTGGTGTAGTGGTAATTTCTTTGATGGTGTTACCCTTCAACCAAAGTTCGAATCCCCATTAGGTCATATATTTTCATTCTTTTTAATCTGCATGCGTACATATAAATGATGATctctgtttttgaaaaaaaaatagaagaatggatttaaaaaaacttgagtttttaaaaagaaaatttaaacaacattttgAGAACTAAGGtaagttttattttaaaattaaagcaACACTTGaacttttaaaagaaatatcactttttttaaaaaaatatttaaaaggaATAACACATTTagtacatatttaaaaatagaagAATGGACTTAAAAATACCTGAgctttgaaaaaattaaaaccgCAAGTTGAGAACTAAGTGAAAAAAAGTTTAGTAAAAACATATAGGAGGGGGTTTGAACCCTGGTCACTGCAATACCAACTCACAAATACCTACCACTGAGCTAAGCCAAACCTCATTGCTGCATTTGCTTTTTCACCTATTACTTCTCATGTGAtatggtgattttttttgcaccgtacatatttttttttcaaaaacagagATCATCATTAATCATTTATATGTACTAATGTAGGCACGTAGATTGaagatttgaagaaaaaaagaacgagTAGATTGaagatttgaagaaaaaaaaagaacgagtagattgaagaaaaaaagaacgaaaATGGCTGACCTGATGGGGATTCGAACCCTGGTTCTAGGGTACACCAACAAAAGAACTTACCACTCACCACAAGTACATTACTAATTTATTACCGCGTATCAGTATAATTACCGTGTAAATGGGCGCTAAGGCCCCGCCACGTCGCGGCTCGCCCGCCACGCTGACATGATGTCAGCGCCAGTCCCTTTGGCGCTGACAAGAACAACATCAGCGTTAACAGTTTTGGCGCTGACTCAACAGGCTATTTCTAGATATAGTTTTTGGTAAGGACtagttttgaaataagttttctataaggatcaatttgtcaaaaaaacagGGCTCTGCCTGGTGCAGGCGCTTACCTGCGGGTGGCCCAACCGCGACGCACCACGCGTTCAAACGGCCACGTCAGCCTACCACGCCTGTCTCCGCGTATAAATAGCCGCCGCCCCCGATTTCGCCGCTGCTGCTAGCCTCGCCCCCCTTTCCCCGCCTCgggtcgcgccgccgcgtccccgccgcgccgcgacgCGACGCAACGCATGCCCCCCAACCCgactccgccgcggcgcgcgacgacgacgacgacgacgacgagggcgacCAGCGGCGTCCgccggggggaggaggagcagggggGCATGGcggtgtcggcgtcggcgggggaggaggaggaggcgttcGAGGAGGTGGACCCGACGGGGCGGTTCGGGCGGTACGCCGACGTGCTCGGCCTCGGCTCCGTGAAGAAGGTGTACCGCGGGTTCGACCAGGAGGAAGGGATCGAGGTGGCGTGGAACCGCGTGCGGCTGCGCGCGCTCGCCGACCGCGACCCGGCCATGGTGGAGCGCCTCCACGCCGAGGtgcgcctcctccgctccctccaCCACGAGCACATCATCGGCTTCCACAAGGTCTGGCTCGACCGCGACGCCGGCGTGCTCAACTTCATCACCGAGGTCTGCACCTCCGGCAGCCTCCGCGAGTACcgcgaccgccaccgccacgtctCCGTCAAGGCGCTCAAGAAGTGGGCGCGCCAGATCCTCCTCGGACTCGACCACCTCCACACCCACGACCCCTGCATCATCCACCGCGACCTCAACTGCAGCAACGTCTTCATCAACGGCAACACCGGCCAGGTTCCCCCCCACCCCTCATTACTGCATCCAGTTTCTTCCCAGATTAGCAGATTTGACAAGCTCACCTATCCCAAAAATTTAGGGCTAGAATTAATTACAATCAAAATCATGATAACGTTCGATCTGCTAGACTATATTAGGAGCAAAGCAATAGCTTAATTAGGCCTTTGAActgccatttttctttttcaaaatgaAATGTTTGAAAACTGAAATggtattcaaattttgaattggtAGACGGTTgttggagggagtataatttattgGCTGTTGAAATGTACACCGACCGGGGCATCACGGCATTTGGGGGATTAGCGGGTGGCTTTGCCCTTTCCGCCTCTTTTCCGTGATGacctgtagtagtagtagctctCGGTGTGTGCATGAGCTGCACCTTTCGAATAAAGGAAGGGAACACAAGTGAGATGCACGCTGATGCGCTCTTTAATTTCACACTAGTTTTCCCACCCCTTCAAATCGATCAAATCGCGTGGGCGTCGCGCAATTTTCGCACGCCATGCTTGCTTTCGCTTGTCGCTGTCTCGCGAATCGAGTTTGGATTGGTCGTGtggctgacgacgacgacggctcgaTCGGCCTGGATCggtcgatggatggatgcaggTCAAGATCGGGGACCTCGGGCTGGCGGCGATCGTGGACAAGACCCACGTGGCGCACACGATCCTGGGCACGCCGGAGTTCATGGCGCCGGAGCTGTACACGGAGACGTACACGGAGTCGGTGGACATCTACTCGTACGGGATGTGCGTGCTGGAGATGGTGACGCGGGAGATGCCCTACGCCGAGTGCGACAGCGTCGTGCAGATCTACCACAGCGTCACCCGGGGCGTCCCCCCCGCCGCGCTCAAGCGCATCAGGGACCCCGAGCTCCGCGCCTTCATCGAGCGCTGCATCGGCCAGCCCCGGAACcggccctccgccgccgagctcctccgcgACCCCTTCTTCGCCggcatcgacgacgacgatagcACCGGCACGCTCGGCTAGCCTGTTAACCAGCTGGGTAGTACTAGAAATTATTGTATGTGAATTCGATTGGAAACAAATAAACGTTCTAAACGAATTAAGCTCCAGCGAGTAGCAAATGTTTATAGGTTCATGTCTCACCGGCGCTCGAGCTGTAGCCTGTAGCTTTGGATGTGGTTAATTAGTGGCTAGTACTGTAGTATTTATTGTACTGTTTGTTCTTTGGTTTGTACTGATTTGATTCATGGGCTTCAAAGAAATGGAAGATGAGGAGCTGTATTTGGCTTTGGCTTTGCGTGACAAATGTGTCACAATCCTTTCAAAGGATGGTTGTAAATTAAAGGTGTGAGATTTCCATGAGCTGGATGCTGGAGTTTATAGTTCAATACTAAAATCAGATGGATGTAGACGTGAGACCCAATCAATATCTGAGATATCTCGGGCCCTCTTCCTCTTTTGCGCTGCTCTTTTTTTGCTTCAAGCCTCAGGAAACACGACGGGGTACGTAGCGTCCGTTGCAAACAGGCTGTCCGACAACCTGTACAGAGAGGAGACGGCTGGCAAACGGATAGCTCAATTCAGTTGAAGGAAAGCATTTTCCACCAAAAAGCGCATACATGTCTTCTGCAGTTCTGCTTGTGTGGAGTAGTGGTAGAGCTTGCGGTTATCTTGTTGCCGTTGGACATCGGATACAGTGGCAATGCCATTGCCGTATCCATGCACATTCCACAAATTTTGGTGCTCTTGGTCAAGTTCGTTAGGTGATGGGGTGTTGTGTGTGGGGCATCGCATCTGCTGAAGAATCATTCGAACTCAGCCTGTTCGCACCTATGGATTCTGAAGGACTTATCCTGCTGTATCTTTGTTTATCCTCAACTTTCTGGATGTCAGCTTGTTCGCACCTAGGAGTATGTGTTTTCCAGTATCTTTGGTCAATTGTAGGCATTCTAAAGGCAGATATAAATGATTTTTACGGGCTCGATTGGGAGGCCTAAAATCCTAATCCGATCCATCCACAAGGGTTCAAGCTCCCAGACTCCCAGTCCCAAATAGGCCTCCTACATCTTAGGGTAGGGTGCCTTGGGTTGTCATGGATACATGGAACATTTCAAGATTATACACAACTTTTTTTATGAGTTGTATCTATAAGGAAATTTGGTTGATATAGACTAAGGAGGGGCATCATCTTAAGGGAACTAAAGTCCTTTACCTTACTTGGGTAGTTGGACTAACCAAGACAGTATTATTGACGCTAGGTGTACTCATACACGTGCATTTTAATGGCAAGGAAACTAATGACATAAAATCCTTGACTGGATTGATAATTGACTTGGGTAGATGTCCTCAAAGGTtttacaaaaaggaaaaaaagttcaaacccCATAAACTATTGCAACAGTTTGAATTATCCCGTCTTCCCCTTCCCCACCAATCAAACCAAAGAACCATAAATTATGAACCCTAAACTCTTTAATCTGGTCAAATTACCCCCTAACACAACCTAGAGCATTTTGATCCCTACATGACACACATATGACAATAATTTGCCTGATGTGGTACTCCAGTCAGCAACTAGATTAAAAAAGATCtagtggcccacatgtcagtcaatgtctatttcttctctttccctttctctctctaaccttctctttctctctcacaaAAAGCCTATGGAAGTAGACTTGGAGGTAGGGGCTTGTTGCATCGACAGTGTACTTGAAACTCGAAGGAAGCCTCACCATGACATCGGTGACCTAGAACGTAGAGGCCTACGGTGACGAGATatgcctcctctccctctgtTGTGGCCAAATCCCCTAGGCGACCACCACCATTGCAACTCGTGTCAATATCGATACCTTCAGCGCCACGCCACTGACCTtctctcttcgtcttcctccttcTCCAACCTTGTCATCAATTTTCAATAGCTCGCCCAATGACGGCATCGACCTCAACAGGAGAGCTTACCATC is a genomic window of Oryza glaberrima chromosome 7, OglaRS2, whole genome shotgun sequence containing:
- the LOC127778788 gene encoding probable serine/threonine-protein kinase WNK5; the encoded protein is MPPNPTPPRRATTTTTTTRATSGVRRGEEEQGGMAVSASAGEEEEAFEEVDPTGRFGRYADVLGLGSVKKVYRGFDQEEGIEVAWNRVRLRALADRDPAMVERLHAEVRLLRSLHHEHIIGFHKVWLDRDAGVLNFITEVCTSGSLREYRDRHRHVSVKALKKWARQILLGLDHLHTHDPCIIHRDLNCSNVFINGNTGQVKIGDLGLAAIVDKTHVAHTILGTPEFMAPELYTETYTESVDIYSYGMCVLEMVTREMPYAECDSVVQIYHSVTRGVPPAALKRIRDPELRAFIERCIGQPRNRPSAAELLRDPFFAGIDDDDSTGTLG